The genomic region CGTTCGCGGAGTACACCGAGCAGTCGAGTTCGTACGTCTCCGTCACGGAGGCCTCGGGCTACACCGAGCGCGCCCGGGAGTACTTCGAGGGCGAGATGGACGAGGACTCCGGGCTGGCGCAGTACATCGAGTCGCGCCTCCACCCGGACATCCCGGACATGGAGTACGTCTCGTTCTACCCGATGGACAAGCGTCGCACGCCCGAGGACAACTGGTACGACCTGTCCCACGACGAGCGCGCCGAGCACATGGCGAGCCACGGGGAGATCGGCCGCGACTACGCCGGCAAGGTCACCCAGATGATCACCTCCAGCGTGGGCTTCGACGACCACGAGTGGGGCGTCACCCTCTGGAGCGACGAGCCGACCGAGATCAAGGACCTGCTGTACGAGATGCGCTTCGACCCCTCCAGCAGCCGGTTCGCCGAGTTCGGCACCTTCTACTTCGGTCGCCGGTTCGAGCCCGAAGACCTCGACGCCTTCATGGCCGGCGAGGCGGTCCCGGCCGACGAAGGGCATCCCCACGGCGACGCCGCCGGGCACCCGCACGGGGCGTCCGACCACGGCGAGAGCGGACACGCTCACGGTGAGGGCGGCCACCCGCACGGCGAAGGCGGCCACGGCGACGACTCGGGCCGCCCGCCGACCGACCACGGCGCGGAGGTCCGCGAGGAACTCGAGGACCGCGGCGTCTACGGCGGCCAACCCCACGGCGAGGACGTGTACGCGGTCGTCCTCTACTCCGAGGCCGACACCGACGAGCTGTTCGACGAGGTCGACGGCCTGCGCAAGAACTTCGACCACTACGACTCCCACGTCAAGACCGCGGTGTACGAGAGCGACGGCGACTCCCCGGCCGCCATCGCGAGCGTCTGGGAGACCGAATCGGCGGCGGACACCGCCAGTGGATTCCTCACCGACCTCCCCGGTATCGTCCGGCAGGCCGGCGACGACGCCGACAGCGACACCTGGGGCACGATGGGGATGTTCTACACCGTCAAGCCCGAGAAGCGCGAGGATTTCGTCGAGAAGTTCGGCGTCGTCGGCGAGGTGCTCGAGGACATGGACGGTCACATCCAGACCGACCTGCTCGCGAACCGCGAGGACGAGGACGACATGTTCATCGCCTCGCGCTGGGAGTCCCAGGAGGACGCGATGGCGTTCTTCCGCTCGGACGCCTTCTCGGACACGGTCGACTGGGGCCGAGACGTGCTCGCGGACCGCCCGCGACACGTGTTCCTCGCCTGAATCGGCCGGGCGGGACCGCGACAGCAGTTTTCGAAGAACAGGGCGCTCCCGTCGACACTGTACGCTGCGCTATCTCTGTATGCTGCGCTATCTCTGTATGCTGCACTATCTTCTGTACGCTGCGCTATCTTCTGTACGCTGAAGAAACCGCGTGGAGAGCCGAAGCGACAGCCAACGGAGACTCGCTGCAGATGGGGGAAAGGAGCGGTTGCTGAAAGAGAGGTCACGAAGCAACGCGACGACCTCGTTTCGTCGCGCCTGTCGCGTGCCCTCACCTGCCAGGGCCGCGGGGGGCTTGCGGCCCGACACGGCAGATGGCCCCGACCCGTCGGTGTGGGGGGTAGCCGACAGGTCGGGACGATGCACCGTGTCGCACACGAGTGCGAGCGGAACCGATGCATTTCGACACGGAGTCGAGACGGAATCGGAGTTCTTCCGCACGCCATGTGCCCGACCGGGAGTGATACCAGCGCACTGTGCCCCGAGTCCCGGTCAGTGGCGAACGTCGTTGCACGCTTCTCACGGCGAGCTGGACGCTCCCGCGAGAAGGGCGTATATAAGTAGTGCTTCGGAGGGTATAGCTAATCGCTCGTTTCCTATTTAAGCGACACGCTTGTCTATCCCGGCGGTTTCTATGTCCTCCCCGCCGACAGACGAGCGGAGCACGTCCATCCCGTCGTCGCGGTCGACGCCGAACCCGTCGGCGTAGAGGTCCTGCACGCGCTCGAACTCCTCGTCCGAGAGCGGCGGGACGTCACTGGCGGCTGCCCACTCATCGATGTCCTCGCGAGTGCGGAACGTCGGCGTGATGGTCGCCACAGAATCGTGATACAGCAGCCACTGGAGGCTCGCCTGGGACATGGTTCGCTCGCCGTCGCGTTCGAGGAACCGGACCGTGTCGAGCTTGTCCCAGCCCGTCTCGTACCAGGCGTCCGGCCGGTACGAGCGGTGGTCGTCCTCGGCCAGTTCCGTGTCACGGGTGACCTGTTCGTTCAGGACGCCCGAGGAGTGCGGGACGCGGGGGATGAGGCTCGTGTTCGAGCCGGTCTCCGCGATGGTGTCGAGGAAGTGCCCGCCGACCTCCTGTTCGAGCATGTTCCAGACGAGCTGGAGGGAGTCGAACTCCTCGGTGATGGCCTTGTCGCCCTCGGCCAGCCAGCCGATGGAGGGGCCGAGCGCCCAGCCGACGGCGTTCACGAGGCCCTCCTCTTTCAGTTCGTCGAGGGTCTCCAGGACGTCGGCGTCGACCTCGTCGACGTTGGCGTTGTGGAGCTGGAGCACGTCGATGGTGTCGAAGCCGAGACGGTCGAGGCTGCGCTCGGTCGCGGTTCGGATCCACTCGGGTGTGATCTCCTTGGGGAGTTCGCCGTGGCCAGCCTGGGGGTTGTTGTAGAAGTCGTAGCCGACCTTCGTGGCGACGACGACCTCGTCCCGGCGGTCGCCCAGCGCCTCACCGATGAGTTCCTCGCTCCGACCGTGGCCGTACACGTCGCCGGTGTCGAAGTAGGTGATACCCTGGTCGAGGGCGTAGCGGACCATCTCCTTGGCCTGCTCTTCTGTCCGGTCGCCCCACCAGTCGGTGCCGACGACCCACGCGCCGAACCCGATCTCTGAGACCTCGAGTCCGGAATCGCCGAGTTCGCGATAGTGCATATCCCCGGGTTAGGAACCGGGATACTTAGCGGGTGTGCTTCGTTCTCGACCACTGAGAAAGAATCAGCCGGGAATCGGGTCCGCTCGCGGACCGCCGCGGCCGCGAATGACGGGAGAGAAGCAACGCTTTTCATTCGGTACCGAGTTAAAAACTGGCAATGGACGGAATTCCGGTTCGCGTCGCGTGTCTCTACGTGGCCGAGCTGACCAGCGAACAGCGGGCCGCCTACGACTGGTGTGCCGAGACGGCTGCACGGGCGGACCGCATCTCGCTGGACGTGGTCGCGGACGGCGCGGTCGACCTCGCGGCGTACGACGCCGTCTGGTGGCACCGTGACCGCCCGCTGGACGGTGCAGACGTGCGAGCCGCCGGCGAACCCCTGTCGGCCTACGTCGAGAACGGTGGTGGCCTCCTGCTCAGTCTGCGCGCCATGGCCGCCGTCGACCAGCTGGGCATCGACCCGGTCGCCCCCGACGCCACCGGCGTCGACGACATCACCGGCCGGGCTGGCATGTTGCGCCGGTCGCTGCACGACGACCATCCGGCGTTCGAGACGTTCGAGGGGCGACGCTTCTTCACTCGCGCCCCCGACCGCGAACAGGCGTTCGCCCGGTACGAGCGCGTTGTCCCGGATTCGGGCGACGTGCTGGCGTGCTCGGTCCGGGGCGACGCCGACCTCGTCGGCCACCGCACCCTCGTCGAGTGGACGCCGGGCGCGGGCCAGGTCATCGGGGCTGGCTCCGCGCTCGGCTTCCGCGACCCCGGCGACTACGAGGACGCCATGCGCCACGAGCAGTTCGTGCGCAACCTGCTCGCGACGCTTTCGAGTTCCCGAACCCGGGGCGTGACCGGCCGCCCCGCGACGACGGAGGGCTTCACCCAGCTACGCGAGCACCTCGCCGACGACCACCACCGGCCCGCGTACCACCTCTCGCCACCCGCGAACTGGCTGAACGACCCGAACGGGCTCATCCAGTACGACGGCGCGTACCACGTCTTCTACCAGTACAACCCGAGTGGGCCGTTCCACGGCTCCATCCACTGGGGCCACGCCGTCAGCGAGGACCTGGTGAACTGGCGGGACGAACCGGTCGCGCTGGCACCCACCCCTGGGGGCCCGGACCACGACGGCTGCTGGTCCGGCTGTGCGGTCGTCGACGACGACGGAACCCCGACACTGCTCTACACCGGTGGTGAAGGGCACGTGCAGTTACCGTGTCTGGCCACCAGCGACGACGACCTCCAGTCGTGGACGAAACACCACGACAACCCCATCATCGAGGAGGCACCCACCGACATCGACATCCTCTCGACCGACGACTGGGAGGCCGAGTTCCGCGACCACTGCGTCTGGCGCGAAAACGGGTACTGGTACCAACTCATCGGCTCGGGCGTCACCGAGGTCGGCGGCACCGCCCTGCTGTACCGCGGTGAGACCCTCCGCGAGTGGGAGTACGTCGGCCCCCTCCTGACGGGCGAGGACGGCCACGGCACCGTCTGGGAGTGCCCGGAACTGCTGGACTTCGGCGAGAAACAGCTCCTGCACGTCTCGAACTACGACGAGGTCCGGTACTTCCTCGGCGAGGCCGACCTCGACACGCCCGGATTCTCCGTCGAGTACGAGGGCAAACTCGACCACGGCGCGTTCTACGCCCCGCAGTCGCTCTCGACCGACGACGGCCGGGAACTCACCTTCGGCTGGCTGCCCGAGGCCCGCGGCATGGAAGCCCAGTGGGAGGCCGGCTGGTCCGGGCTCATGTCCCTCCCCCGCGAACTCGATCTGGGCGACGACGGCCGCCTCCGCCAGCGCCCCGCCGCCGAGCTGGCCACACTCCGCGAGCGTCACGCCGAATCGCGCGAACTCGGGCTCCCGACTGACGCGCATCGTCGGCTCGACCTGGAGGGCGCGGCCGAACTCCAGCTCTCGGTCGACGTCTCTCCGGGTGGTACCTTCGAACTCGGCGTCTGCGAGTCACCCGCCCTCTCGGAACGCACCGCCATCCGCTACGACGGCGAGTCCGTCGTCGTGGACCGGTCACACAGCAGCCAGAACCCCGCCGCCGACCCCGGTGAGCAGCACATGCCGGTCGACGACGACGGCCAGGTCGACCTCACCGTGTTCGTCGACGGGAGCGTCGTCGAGATATTCGCGAACGAGCACCGCTGCCTGACGACCCGGGTGTACCCGACCCGCGCGGACGCGACCGGAGCCTCGATTCGAGCCCTCGGCGGGCCCGTCGACGTCGACATCGAGGGCTGGGAGCTCGAAAGCGTGTGGCCAGCTGGGCGGTGAAGGCGGGAGAAACGGCTGTTTTCTGGGTTTTTTCACGAGCACTCTGGCGCGCGCTGGCGAGTGTGCCGAGCGAAAGCGAGGCTGCGAGCCAGAGCCGCGCGAGGGATGAGAAGCACAGCGAAACGGAGTGGAGCGAGCATCGAAATCGGCTGGGGAGGGTGTGGTGCGGGGTGGTGCTGTGCGGGGCGGTTTCCACTGCCACCAGCGCGAGTCACCTGCTCGTCCTCACCAGACCCAGTTCGCCAGCAGCGGGGAAGAGTCAGTTCTCAGCGACCCCGCAAACACGACTCACCGGTACGAGTACCCAGATTCCTCCTCGCGAGTCCCGTATCGCTCCGCGAACTCCACAGGCGGCAGTTCCTCGTCCTCGGTCGGGAGGTGCCCATGGTCCAGCACACCGCGAAGCCACGTCTCCCCATCGCCGAACCCTAACCGCACCGTCGGCGCGAGCGTCCCGCCGAAGCGGCGCATCTGCTCGTTCTCGGGCAGCAGGGCCACGTCGTCCAGCGACGGCCGGTCGAAGTCGTAGTAGTTGAAGAAGCTCGTCACCAGCAGCTCGTCGCGGTGCTGGTACACCATCCACGAGTACGCCTGGAAGGGGGCGTTCGCGGGATTCGTCAAGACCAGCCCGGAGCCGTTCAGGGGCTCGTACTCCCCACGAAGGTCGTCCGCGACGAAGCCGTAGAGGGCGTCGTACCCGGAGAGGCCGGGCGCGAACGTGTGGACGTGGCTCGCGGTGAACAGGTAGTACTGGCCGTCGTCGACCACGATGTGGGGGCGCTCCAGTTCCTGGTTGACTCCCACGGCGTCGAGGAGGGGTCCCTGCAGATTCCAGTCGGTCGGGTCGCCGGTCGGGGAGTGGGCGATACCGATGCTGCCGTTGAACTCCTGCTGGGCCGCATCGCCGCCGCAGGCGTCGGAGCCCTCGGGGACGGGCGTGTTCGCCTCGAACAGGAGGTACGTCTCGCCGTCGGCGGGGTCCTCGAAGAACCACGGGTCGCGGAAGGTGTAGATCATCCCGCGGGACTGGTCCTCCGTCTCGTACCACTCGCCGTCGGGTTCGGCGAGAATCTCGTGCTCCCACGGGCCCTGGAGGCTGAGGCCCTGGCCGCTCGTCTCGACGGTCCCACCAGAGGCGCAGGCGAGGCGCTGGGTGTAGGTCAGTTCGTCCTCGCCGGACTCGCCGGCCGCGGTGTAGTAGAGGTAGCAGGTTCCGTCGTCGTCCAGCATCGCGGAGCCGGCCCACTGGCGCGAGCCGAACGCCTCGTCGGGCTCGACGGCGACGCCGCCGCGGTTCCACTGCTCGCCGTCCTTCGAGTAGTAGTACCGGATGGTCGCCACGTCGTGGCGCTTGCCGGGGAGCAACTCCGCCGAGGCGGAGAGACAGAAGATGACGCGGTAGCCACCGGGGGTGGCGATGCTGCCGTCGCGCTCGCGCAGGAGCCACGTGTCCCAGATGTGGTTCTCGGAATCCGTGGTGCTCGCCGGCGGGTAGATGATGGGTGCGGTCGCGTCGTCACGCCGAGTGATGGTCGCGGCCTGGTCGCGGGTCCAGGCGGGCGTCGCGGACCCGGGCGTCTGCTCGGTCATACGCGGAGTACTCGTCTCCGAGTGAATAGACGTACTCATTTTCGGCACGTCCCGCGTCGCCTCGTCGGGCTCCGTGTCGGTCTCGTCCCGGTCGCGACACACGGTCGGTGTCGCGGAGTCGGGCGTCTCGTCGCTCATGGGAATACAACTCACTTCTGAGTGAATAGCTATTGCCCTTCCCGGCAAGTACCGCACCGGAGTTGTCGAGTCGCACACGGTCGGGTCCCGGCAACACTGCCCGGGTGGTACAGAGTTCGCACAACCGAACCACCATATGTGTCCGTGACGAAAGACCGCCCATGACGAAGCGTCACGTCTCGTTGCCGGACAGTGCGGAGGCCGGCGTCCGAGCGTTCATCGAGGAGGTAGACGAACGGCTCTCCTCCGACGAGAGCACCTGTAGCGTGGTCGAGGATGTGCTCGTCGACCTCCACGGCGACCGCGACGCCTACGAGCGCTGGAAGAACGGCGAGGACGTCTCCGCGGCCGAGCAGGTCCGCCTGCAGGGGTACGACCCGTGCAACACCACCCTCGAATCGGAGTACTACGCCGAGAAGGACGAGGAGGCGTTCAAGCGCTCGAAGCACCTCCAGTGGCTCTGGCGGCAGTTCGACGCCACACCGATGGCCGACAACGTCGAGTTCGCGCTCCGCTTCCGCCAGATGCTCGCCGAACACCTCTTCGAGGACGTGGGTGAGAACTGCCGCTTCTTCAAGGGCATCTCGTTCACCTACGGCCACAACATCACCATCGGCGACAACGTGGTCATCCACGACGACGTCCACCTCGACGACCGCGGCAAGCTCACCATCGGCGACCGCTGTTCCATCTCCGACGGCGTCCACGTCTACAGCCACGACCACGACGTCGTCGACCAGACCGCCGTCGAGAACTTCCACACCATCGTCGAGGACGACGTGCGCCTGACCTTCGACGTGATGGTCCGTGCCGGCTGCAAGGTCGGCGAGAACGCCGTCGTCGGCGCTCGCGGCGTCGTCCAGCACGACATCCCCGCCCACCACATCGCCGTCGGCCAACCCGCCAAGAGCGTGAAGATCAAGCCCGGCTGGGAGGACGAGGCCGAACCGCTGGAGGACGCCGGTGTCAACCGCCAGGACGAGCGGAAGCTCCCGTACGACCTCCCGGACGACTTCGAGGCGTTCGACGAGTTCGGACGCGACCTGTCGCCCCGGAAGTAACAGATTTTTACCCGGTCGGGCCGAATCGCATGACCATGCGACGCCGCCGGCTGCTCTCCACCCTCGCCGCCCTCCCCACCGTCGCCGGCGCGGGCTGTCTGACGCTCGACGACGACGACGAGCCGACGCCCACGACGGACGAGCCCGACCCCGTCCGGCTCGAACGCGTCAGGATGCGCCTCGACACACCGTGGGGGGCCGCCTTCCACCCGCGCACCGGCGAACTCTACCTCACGGAGCGCCCCGGCCGCATCCAGCGGGCGACCGGCCGTGACGCCGGCCTCGTCCGCGACCTGACCGACGAGACCGTCGAGCGCGGCGAGACCGGCCTGCTCGGGCTAGCGTTCGACCCCGTCGACCCGAGCCGGGCGTTCGCCTACCAGACGTACCAGCGAAAGTCGGGGCTGTGGAACCGCGTCCTCGAACTCGCCGTCGACCGCGACTTCGCCGTCAGCGGCGTGCTCTTCGACAAGATACCGGCCGCGAGAGTCAACAACGGTGGCCGACTCGCGGTCGGCCCGGAGAACGCACTCTACGTGACGACCGGCGACGCCGACGACCCGGAATCGGCACAGGACACCGACTCGCTCGCGGGCAAGGTGCTCCGGTTCACCCGCGACGGCGAGCCCCACCCGGACAACCCGTTCGGGAACGCGGTGTACAGCTACGGCCACCACAACCCGCTCGGCATCACGTTCGTCAGCGGCGAGTGCTACGTCTGTGACCACGGACTCGACGGGGACGACGAACTCAACCACGTCCGGGCGGGCGAGAACTACGGCTGGCCGGTCGTCGCCGGGAACACGCGGGCAGAGCGGTTCGTCGACCCGCTGGTGACCTGGGACGCACAGCTCACGCCCGCGAGCGTCACCTACTACCGCGGCGGTATCGAGCGCTGGCGAGACAGTTTCTTCCTCG from Haloarchaeobius sp. HME9146 harbors:
- a CDS encoding heme-binding protein, which codes for MERREPPMTEEGWYALHDFRTVDWDAWRNAPERERERALADARSFFDAHSSPEVGGTAVFTIIGHKADLLVLHLRESMSDLDRLERSFENTAFAEYTEQSSSYVSVTEASGYTERAREYFEGEMDEDSGLAQYIESRLHPDIPDMEYVSFYPMDKRRTPEDNWYDLSHDERAEHMASHGEIGRDYAGKVTQMITSSVGFDDHEWGVTLWSDEPTEIKDLLYEMRFDPSSSRFAEFGTFYFGRRFEPEDLDAFMAGEAVPADEGHPHGDAAGHPHGASDHGESGHAHGEGGHPHGEGGHGDDSGRPPTDHGAEVREELEDRGVYGGQPHGEDVYAVVLYSEADTDELFDEVDGLRKNFDHYDSHVKTAVYESDGDSPAAIASVWETESAADTASGFLTDLPGIVRQAGDDADSDTWGTMGMFYTVKPEKREDFVEKFGVVGEVLEDMDGHIQTDLLANREDEDDMFIASRWESQEDAMAFFRSDAFSDTVDWGRDVLADRPRHVFLA
- a CDS encoding aldo/keto reductase, yielding MHYRELGDSGLEVSEIGFGAWVVGTDWWGDRTEEQAKEMVRYALDQGITYFDTGDVYGHGRSEELIGEALGDRRDEVVVATKVGYDFYNNPQAGHGELPKEITPEWIRTATERSLDRLGFDTIDVLQLHNANVDEVDADVLETLDELKEEGLVNAVGWALGPSIGWLAEGDKAITEEFDSLQLVWNMLEQEVGGHFLDTIAETGSNTSLIPRVPHSSGVLNEQVTRDTELAEDDHRSYRPDAWYETGWDKLDTVRFLERDGERTMSQASLQWLLYHDSVATITPTFRTREDIDEWAAASDVPPLSDEEFERVQDLYADGFGVDRDDGMDVLRSSVGGEDIETAGIDKRVA
- a CDS encoding GH32 C-terminal domain-containing protein encodes the protein MDGIPVRVACLYVAELTSEQRAAYDWCAETAARADRISLDVVADGAVDLAAYDAVWWHRDRPLDGADVRAAGEPLSAYVENGGGLLLSLRAMAAVDQLGIDPVAPDATGVDDITGRAGMLRRSLHDDHPAFETFEGRRFFTRAPDREQAFARYERVVPDSGDVLACSVRGDADLVGHRTLVEWTPGAGQVIGAGSALGFRDPGDYEDAMRHEQFVRNLLATLSSSRTRGVTGRPATTEGFTQLREHLADDHHRPAYHLSPPANWLNDPNGLIQYDGAYHVFYQYNPSGPFHGSIHWGHAVSEDLVNWRDEPVALAPTPGGPDHDGCWSGCAVVDDDGTPTLLYTGGEGHVQLPCLATSDDDLQSWTKHHDNPIIEEAPTDIDILSTDDWEAEFRDHCVWRENGYWYQLIGSGVTEVGGTALLYRGETLREWEYVGPLLTGEDGHGTVWECPELLDFGEKQLLHVSNYDEVRYFLGEADLDTPGFSVEYEGKLDHGAFYAPQSLSTDDGRELTFGWLPEARGMEAQWEAGWSGLMSLPRELDLGDDGRLRQRPAAELATLRERHAESRELGLPTDAHRRLDLEGAAELQLSVDVSPGGTFELGVCESPALSERTAIRYDGESVVVDRSHSSQNPAADPGEQHMPVDDDGQVDLTVFVDGSVVEIFANEHRCLTTRVYPTRADATGASIRALGGPVDVDIEGWELESVWPAGR
- a CDS encoding glycoside hydrolase family 68 protein; this encodes MTEQTPGSATPAWTRDQAATITRRDDATAPIIYPPASTTDSENHIWDTWLLRERDGSIATPGGYRVIFCLSASAELLPGKRHDVATIRYYYSKDGEQWNRGGVAVEPDEAFGSRQWAGSAMLDDDGTCYLYYTAAGESGEDELTYTQRLACASGGTVETSGQGLSLQGPWEHEILAEPDGEWYETEDQSRGMIYTFRDPWFFEDPADGETYLLFEANTPVPEGSDACGGDAAQQEFNGSIGIAHSPTGDPTDWNLQGPLLDAVGVNQELERPHIVVDDGQYYLFTASHVHTFAPGLSGYDALYGFVADDLRGEYEPLNGSGLVLTNPANAPFQAYSWMVYQHRDELLVTSFFNYYDFDRPSLDDVALLPENEQMRRFGGTLAPTVRLGFGDGETWLRGVLDHGHLPTEDEELPPVEFAERYGTREEESGYSYR
- a CDS encoding acyltransferase, translated to MTKRHVSLPDSAEAGVRAFIEEVDERLSSDESTCSVVEDVLVDLHGDRDAYERWKNGEDVSAAEQVRLQGYDPCNTTLESEYYAEKDEEAFKRSKHLQWLWRQFDATPMADNVEFALRFRQMLAEHLFEDVGENCRFFKGISFTYGHNITIGDNVVIHDDVHLDDRGKLTIGDRCSISDGVHVYSHDHDVVDQTAVENFHTIVEDDVRLTFDVMVRAGCKVGENAVVGARGVVQHDIPAHHIAVGQPAKSVKIKPGWEDEAEPLEDAGVNRQDERKLPYDLPDDFEAFDEFGRDLSPRK
- a CDS encoding sorbosone dehydrogenase family protein, which produces MRRRRLLSTLAALPTVAGAGCLTLDDDDEPTPTTDEPDPVRLERVRMRLDTPWGAAFHPRTGELYLTERPGRIQRATGRDAGLVRDLTDETVERGETGLLGLAFDPVDPSRAFAYQTYQRKSGLWNRVLELAVDRDFAVSGVLFDKIPAARVNNGGRLAVGPENALYVTTGDADDPESAQDTDSLAGKVLRFTRDGEPHPDNPFGNAVYSYGHHNPLGITFVSGECYVCDHGLDGDDELNHVRAGENYGWPVVAGNTRAERFVDPLVTWDAQLTPASVTYYRGGIERWRDSFFLGSLTGEHLRRVVVEGDGATAQDTFFSDLGRIRTTFTGPDGHLYLTTSDQDGEGDPEPTDDAVFRVLPP